Genomic window (Culex pipiens pallens isolate TS chromosome 3, TS_CPP_V2, whole genome shotgun sequence):
tgagtgactttaacattttggcctagtttgacagctacctcgttcccaggttttctgtgggagagaaaaggaggcgaatactttatgaaaatcgtacctgtcaaaattcctagcctcaaaattttgtcgcgagttgcttttctcctctattttactgtgtattgttttcttctgagagcaaaataaaaataggagataggtggtagctgagaatgaagagaagagaaaccccgttgtgcgatgtttcaggtacatccacagcagttgactcaacatactgcaatcaaaacaataccgcctacaattacaaattacttccctttcccacattgtcgcgcccctttctttcagccgtctcgactctgacccgcggtggtcaaaatgaaccaagccaacgtggaggtaagaaaataggacacttgcaaggaaccagagctgtactgttctgatcaagataattcggagatctaacagaactacggatgtagttagttgcgctccttccaggatgttccttacctggacgtcaaccgaagagcacgcaacaagatcagtgccattgcatgctcttaggtatcaatccttggcctgcaatcgctaatttcggaatacatatAATAAGATTTTGACACttcttatgaccaaagaagtagAAATGTAGCATGCGATTATTAGGTTATTGATTGTTATTATTTGGATTGTTTATGATTaaaccaattattttttaactcattAAATTGGGTGCGCGCAAGAAATTctgtttctttaatttttgatcaataGAAAAatatagctttaaaaaaaataagccgttgaagatttatacaaaaaaggGCCATTTCTCTACTATTTCTTCTAGTAAAACAGTCCGATAAATTGAACAAAAGATTCCTATCTATTTTAAGATGATGTTATGAATCAATTTTAAGAgagaaaaataatgaaattactTACTTTAGACTTAATCTTCTACCACGCACATCACGTTGATCCCACTTTTTCCGAGGTTGATTCCCTCCACCAATCCTTCGTGATGATTCTTCATATAAATCAGGAACTGAATGAGGACGTAAAACAGATTGTTGCGATCCTGTGAAaaaccaaatatttttaaaaagtcgctcaaacaaacaaaaccgcGTCGAACTCACATGCGCACAATTGTGGATCTTATCGTCCGAGATAAAGTTAAACTTTGGCTTCATCGGGTTCGAGCAGAGAATGGCGCACTTGGCCTTGTTCTTGGTGGCCACCTCGGCCAGCGTCTCCTTTTGGCTCTTCTTGTCCGCCAGCACGACGTACCGATGGTAGAAGGGCCGTCCACCGGGCTGCGGCAGCGGTCTCAGCTGACTGTCCATGTAGGTGCAAAACAGATGGAAGACGATGGCCGAATCCGTCGGCAGATGTTCGTCCCAGCTGAGCCCCTTGTACGACGAGCCCGAGTTCCAGCGGTAGTCGGCGATGCAGCTGCCGTTGGCTAGGTCTTTCATGCGCTGCACTAGATACTCCTGGTTGGTTGACATCTCCAGGAAGGGAATCAAGAGGGGGAGTTTCGGGATGTACAGGGTAACGAGTTGCTGATTTTCTGCGGTCTTTTTCAACCGTTCCAAGCCGACGCTGCCGAGTTGGATGTCGGAGAAGCCACGCGTCTTGAACGACTGGTCGATGCTGTTCATTTCCGAGGTGATCCGCTGCAGGATGGTCAGCGAGATCCACTGTAAGAAGATGTATAGTTAATGTTGGTCAATTGATTGCAGCTAACTAAACTTACCATCCTCAAATTCGCCACATAGTTGGACAGTTGAACCGACGAGATCTTCTTCAACACCTCGGAGCTAATCTCCGCGTCAATCGGATTGTACGGACCGGATTCGTGCTCCTTGAGGGTTTGCTTGCTCGGCGGAGCCGACGGAGACAGCTGGTACAGCGACGTCTTCAGCAGGTTCTGCATGTC
Coding sequences:
- the LOC120413222 gene encoding transmembrane protein 209 isoform X1, producing the protein MSSSSPKSPSQRSPLVDNTLDLYLNTRRSRECLKWGSINIGLLSIVLFDISNKCPYSFSPWYYVEYVAAGILGASVLYYFARYFYYLFSKKPLEGTDQQRKLLKFDANDNSFVTTTPVASRKQSSAVTPGGNLSSVSLHSFNESGLTVGSPGWVFNRGSPQGTPQQQQPQDRNSSMQNYSFEGSFSTSANNSTNFSPSVRKFVTKNDFIMDEKSLQSYLREYTTEEKNNSSFLERMNTSGNTFNSFWNSYKLDDMQNLLKTSLYQLSPSAPPSKQTLKEHESGPYNPIDAEISSEVLKKISSVQLSNYVANLRMWISLTILQRITSEMNSIDQSFKTRGFSDIQLGSVGLERLKKTAENQQLVTLYIPKLPLLIPFLEMSTNQEYLVQRMKDLANGSCIADYRWNSGSSYKGLSWDEHLPTDSAIVFHLFCTYMDSQLRPLPQPGGRPFYHRYVVLADKKSQKETLAEVATKNKAKCAILCSNPMKPKFNFISDDKIHNCAHDRNNLFYVLIQFLIYMKNHHEGLVEGINLGKSGINVMCVVED
- the LOC120413222 gene encoding transmembrane protein 209 isoform X2, with the translated sequence MSSSPKSPSQRSPLVDNTLDLYLNTRRSRECLKWGSINIGLLSIVLFDISNKCPYSFSPWYYVEYVAAGILGASVLYYFARYFYYLFSKKPLEGTDQQRKLLKFDANDNSFVTTTPVASRKQSSAVTPGGNLSSVSLHSFNESGLTVGSPGWVFNRGSPQGTPQQQQPQDRNSSMQNYSFEGSFSTSANNSTNFSPSVRKFVTKNDFIMDEKSLQSYLREYTTEEKNNSSFLERMNTSGNTFNSFWNSYKLDDMQNLLKTSLYQLSPSAPPSKQTLKEHESGPYNPIDAEISSEVLKKISSVQLSNYVANLRMWISLTILQRITSEMNSIDQSFKTRGFSDIQLGSVGLERLKKTAENQQLVTLYIPKLPLLIPFLEMSTNQEYLVQRMKDLANGSCIADYRWNSGSSYKGLSWDEHLPTDSAIVFHLFCTYMDSQLRPLPQPGGRPFYHRYVVLADKKSQKETLAEVATKNKAKCAILCSNPMKPKFNFISDDKIHNCAHDRNNLFYVLIQFLIYMKNHHEGLVEGINLGKSGINVMCVVED